Below is a window of Calditrichota bacterium DNA.
CGTGAAGAGAATCGCTTCCAACTTTCCGACTGTCGAAACCGGTGTTCTGATGGTCGATGAAAAGGAAGTGGCACTCACGGAAAAACTTCTCATTCGAGACACGCTGACGATGGCTTCAGATCGTGCGGTCAGCGCAGTCTATACAGAAGAGCAGGACTATCGAGTCGACCACGACGCCGGAGTCGTTACGCGCATGTCGACCGGGACAATTCCCAATTCCTTTCCCGTTGTTGTGTGGTATGACTACTATGAACTCTTCTCTTCGAGTGCGGATTACGTCATTGACTATGTCGCCGGAACGGTGCGTCGATCCTCAGGCAGCAGCATTCCGGACGGCGGCGCGGTGCTCATCGATTACTCCGTCGCCGAAGGTTGGGCCGAAGACGCTTTAATAAACCAAGCCATCCTTGAAGCCCAAGACATTATCGTACGTGCTTTGCGCGAAGGATATAGCGCTGCTTCGACCGATCAAGGACTGCAATCCGGTGCCACCTATTTGACTTTGGCCATCGTTTCTCGCGGCATGGCGGCGCTGATGCTCAGCCGAAACAAGGGATCCGACGCGAATTCCCGCGCCCGCGAATGGAGAGAACTCTGCGACAAATGGAGTGAAGCCGCGTGGAACGTCCTCGCGCCGTTTGTCAACCCGCACTCACTTCGCTCTATCGTCGTGGAGTAACAAGTGAATATCTTCTCCGACGACAAGAAACAGCAAGTGCTGGACGCGTTGTTTGAACTTGCGACGAACACCGACAAAGGCAATGTGCCCGCAATCAAATTGTATCTCGAATTGGCCTCCGAGCAGCTTCCGCAAGACACATTGACGCTTGACAAAGCGATCGACGTCATTCGTGAATTCTCGAATGTCGAGGAATCGCAATCAAACACTATATGTCGTCATCCTGAACGAAGTGAAGGACCCCACTGTTGTACAAAGCCATGACTCAAGACCAACTTCGCGATCTCCTGCTCTGTTCGCGCGATCCGTGGTATTTCCTGACACGTCACGTGAAAACTCTGGAGCCCACTCGCGGCGTACTCGACTATCCCGACTTCCCATACCTAAAAGGACTCGTCGAAGATGAGCTGTGCCACCGCTATCTGCTCGTCCCCAAATCGAGGCAGATGATGGTGACGTGGACGATGATCGCACTGTTCTTATGGCGCGCGATGTTCAAACAACCGGGAGTTTACATCTTCTTGTCCCGCAACGAGCGTTGTGCCGAAGAACTGTTGGAACGCGCGAAGTTCATTCTTCAACATCTGCCGTCGCACTTGCGGCCGCGACTGACGACGAACAACAAATCCGAACTCGAGTTCGGAGGACTTCAGTCACGCTTGTTGTCGCTTCCGGCAACTCCGGACGGCCCGCGTATGTATTCTCCGACTGCTGTGTTCTGGGATGAAATGGCGTTCACTCCGTTCGACTCGCAAATCTGGACGGCGTTGAAACCTGCACTCTCCAGCGGCGGAAGTTTTGTCGGTGTATCCTCCTCCGGAGGTGCGCTGAATTTGTTCGCGAAACTCGTGCAAGCGGATCGTCATGCTGAACGGAGTGAAGGATATCTCTCCGACGCGGAGGCGTCCGCTGCGGATGCCCCGCAACTTTTCCACATCCATAAAATCCATTATTCGCAACATCCCGACCGCGACGAACAATGGAAAAAACACGAATCACGCGGTCTCTCACTTAACCAATGGAACCGTGAGCAAGAAATATCTTTTGAGCACGCCGATGATCTCGTCTATTCCGAGTTCGATCCCGTCGTGCACATCCTCAAAGAAGAGTTCCACCCTCGAAGAGAGTGGGAACTCTATCGAAGCATTGACTTCGGATATCGCAAGCCCTTTGTCCTGTGGCTGCAAAAACTTCCTTCCGGCGAATATGTCGTATTTTCCGAATGGATTGGTCGCGACGCCACCACTGAAGCGATGCACTCGGCCATCGCAAAAACGGACATGGTCTTTGGCCTGAGCGAATCGGACTTCACTTGGAGTTCCTGCGATCCCGCCGGTGCGCAAGCGCAGGACAGCGGGATTTCTCCTGTCGACTATCTGTCTCGCAACGGCATGAAACTGCGTTATCGGACGTCGCGAATTCTGTCCGGAGTCGAGCAAGTCAAAGCGGCGTTACGCGACGCCGCGGGAAAGGTCTCTCTGTTCATCTCGCCCTCGTGCAAGAAGCTCATTTTGGATATTCACCGCTATCGCTGGAACTCCACCAAGGACGAGCCCGTCAAAGACGGAGACACGGATCACTCGCTGGATGCGCTGCGCTACTTTTTCGTTAATCTTGAATCTTACGAAGACAAGGCTCCTGCACTCCCGAGGTTCGCAAAATGGTAAAATGAAAGCGGCCCGGTTGCCCGGGCCGCTCAACGATTCAATTCGCTACTCGCCTATTTTGCAACAGGAACGAAGAACGGACTTGGTTGATTGACAACAGTCGCTGCCGCTGGAGTTCCGCAATCCAGAATCAGCACGACGTTGACATAGTCCCAATTTCCGGCGACGTCTGTGAAATTGTGACCACCGGGGGTAAAACCGATGTTGCCCTGATCTACATAGTCCGTCGGGAAGACGCCGTTCGGATTCGTAGTCGTCCAGAATTCGACCACGCCGCCTTGAGTCTGCCACCAATCCATTCTGGCCAAGCTCGGGTTATTCGTCGAGATGATCGTCACGCTGTCCACAATGCACGGCGCGCGATCTAAACAAAACGCAAGCTCGAAACTGTTTTGGAACGCTCCGCCGCCTGATCCGTTTGTCTCGAATGACAGAATCCCGTCACCACCGACGGGCACTGACCAGAAGAAGTCGCAACCAGGACTGCCCGTACCTGCAACACGGACGTATCCCGTTGTGATTTCACAGGCGGGATTTAGCGTAGCCTCAAACTCGCTGAGGTTGTAAAGACCGAAGTAGATCGGATCCAAAACTGTCGGCGTGAGTGTCACGTTGTAGACTTGCTGCACATTGTTCACACTGTCAATGAATGTGATTTCGAAATCTTCCGTCGGATTGAAGCACGGATACACCGCACTGTCGTCCGCCATCACGCCCCAGAACTTGATTGAACCGATCGGGCCTTGAACTGAGTAGTTGTCGTACAACAAACGGTTCTGATTATAGTCAGAGCGGAATGCGTTCCAAGATTCATCGGGCAACGACGGTACTTGACTGAACATCACGTCTCCGTCGCCGCAGTCCGGACGCGTGTAGCATGCTCCCGACGAACACGGCTCCATGAAGGTCCACAAGCCGCCGATACTGTCGCAGAAGCTCGGAGAGACATACGCGCAGTTTTCCGCACCCGGATCACCGTAGCAGCAAGAACCTATGCACTCAAAGACACGCAAATTGAACGGCCCGCAATGAACACTCTGCCATCCTTCCACAGTTAGGTAGTAATTACCGGCAGCAAGAGTTTGGCAGTCGATTACCGACAACGGATAGCTGCATCCGTCATCGTTAGAAGCAATCACACCGGCATTGCACTGCGTGGAAAGATAGATGTAGCTATCCCAAAGACTGTCGTCGTTACAAAGCGAGAAGGTCCAGTCTCCGTCGTTAGGAATATTGACACAAAAAGTGTAGTCCTCGCTCGGACGCAAAGAATTGTCGTTTCCTGCGCCGCACGTATGCCAGCCGCCGCTGCCCGGAGCTTGCAAAAATGCGTCGATCCGGCAGCCGCTGCAAGGAATCAGATCAAGTCTGAGGCGATATTCGCGGAAGTCGTTAATTCCCGTGTAAGCGTTCGGAACTATGACTATCGAGTATGTGCCCGGCTGAAAACACGGAGTCACAAAGGTTGCCGTCGAGCATGCATAGGCGTATGACGTACTCCACACGAAATTCCACGGACAGGCTCCCGAACTCACTAAGACGGAGTAGCCCACTTCCGAGCGCATCGTGACAGAAAGCGAACAGGCTTCCGTAAGAGTAAAGAGGTAAGCGTCCACGTCGCGGAAGTTGGATCCGTTCGGACCAATGTACGTGAACAGTCTGCCGCACACTGATTGACAAGGCAAAATATCCTGCCAAGACTCTACGCCGCCGAAGCTGGGATTCTCACATCCGCCGTTGCAGTTGTTTTGCGCGTGCGTCGAGTCGCGGACTTCGGCACACTCTATGACGTCCGTCGGCTGACAATCAACCGTGCAATTGTCAAAGATACGCAAAACGTATGCTCCGCTGCTTGTGCTGTATCCGTCCACGAAGACATAATACGTTTGCCCGGCGTTCATAAAGACCGTGATCGAAGACAGCGTTCCCGTTCCGCCGTCGTCGTCACAGGCAACGTGGGTGATGCCCGGGCAAGATCCTCCCGTCGTGACATAAAGGTAGGTATCGTAGCTGCTGCCTTCGGTATCGATCGTGTAATCTTGCGAGGAAAACGGAGTGAAAGCGTAAACGACATCCGGACCGTTGGTGAAGTTCGGGCATGTGGCCGTTGAATCTTCGAAATACTCATTGCCCATGCCTACCGTCGTGCCGCTGTCCGTGTAAGGAACTCCCGATACGACCGTGCCCGGGCAAACCGCGGCTCCTTGATCCAGAGGATTGCGGCGCGCTTGGTTTTCCAACCGTTGTGCATACAGAGGACGCAGTTGCTCTTTCAAACTCAATATATACGTTTCGTCCGGCTGGGCCGATGACGCTCCGCCGTCGACTTCGAATTCCAAGTCGCGAATCTGCTGCTCAAGCGGCGACAATTCCTGCGGACGAATGACAACCGGCGTGCCGTATCCGTCTTCTTCAAGCGTGCGGAATTCAACGGCGTGCAAGCCGTCGACATTCTGATTGGCTGGGTGGTTTTTGACCAGCGGAATCAACTGGCGAACCTGCTCCTGCCACGCTGGGTCAACAGTCTTGCCTGCTTCTTTGGCAGAGGCAATCATCGCTTCAAGCTCTGCAAGCTCAATTTGGGGTGACTTCGGGCCGTACTCGCCAAGCCTAAATTGGGCATTGTTGGCAAATACAACTCCAACCATCACAAACACTAAGATCAGCACTTTCTTCATACTTCGACTCCCCTATAGTTATATGTCTCCTGTTCACAACAAGGAGTCAAATCTTACCACAAGAGTCAAGTTATTATCACAAATAAAAACAACCAAATTCAAGTGAAAACACATTTCGTCACAAAGTTCGGCAAAACAAAAGAGCGGCCATTTCTGGCCGCTCTGATGGGTCATATAGTCTAAAGTTACTCGGTCAAATGAAAAGCACCAGAATTCACGGCCAATATCGGCGGCGGCCCGCATTGCGCTGTGAGCAAGTAGCGGCGCTGGGCGATTGCGGTGTTGTCCGTGTACATCCAATTGCCCGCATTCAAAGATCCGGCCGTCAATTCCACATAGGTGTTTGGGAAGACCGCGTTCACGTTGTCGCTATAGTAGAGCCGGACGTATGAATTCTCCGGAAGGTGAAACAAGACATCATACGTATCCGGTGCGGCCAATCGAATCACGACGCTGTCAGGTTTCGGGCAGCCTTCGTTCAAGCACACGGCCATATCACGAGACAGCAAAGTCGATCCGCCAGAATTTACCAGAACGACGTTGCCGTTACCTTGCGGCGACGTCAGCCAATGAAACACGCACGGATCGCCGTCGGATCCTGCGATATTGATCCGTCCACTCAGGATGCCGCAATCCGTCGGAAGATCGGCATAGTATTCGTACATAGGATAATTCGCGCCGTAGTTTTGCGGCAAGAGCCCTCCGGTGATATTCATGTTGTAGCTCTGAACTGTAGGACCATATGAACTGTCGACAAACGTGATTTGAAACGATCCCGGCTGTTCGGTGCACGCAAGCCCCGTATTGTAGTCGAGACTAACACCCCAGAAACGCACGCCCGAAATCACTCCGGACGCGGAGTAGTCTTCCCACACACGATTCGGTAAATACGTATCCGTGGCCAATGCGGTCCACGTTTCAGTGGGAAGATGCGGCTGTTGACTGTACTGCGAACTCATGTCGCACTCGGGTCGAATGCCGCACACATCCGGTGTGCATTGCTGTCCGAGTGTAAACTCTCCTGCCATCTGCGCACACTCGGATTGAGAGACAAATGCACATTGCAGATTGAACGGATCGTTGCCGTAACAGCACGACCCCGTGCACGGTGTAATATTCATGTAAAACGACGCGCAGTCATCTATGTTGAAACCCTCAATTGTGAGGTAGTAATTTCCCGGGAGCAAAGACACACATTCGATTCTTGCGTGACCTCCGGGCGAACACCCGTCGTTGTCCTGCGCGATGATCCCGCCGCTGCATTCCGACGTCAAATACAAATAGCTGTTCCACTGCGGTCCTGTGCCGCACAAGTCGAACGTCCAATCTGAAGCAAACGGAATCACGACGCAATATGTCGCTTCGTCGCTGGGACGCAAGCTGTTTTGCGATCCGACTCCGCAGCCGTTTGCGGAAAATGAAGCCGGCGCAATCACGCTCGCGTCAATCCGGCAGCCGGAACATGGAATCGGATCCAGTTGAAAAACGTACGGCTGCGGAGTCGTCATGCCTTCGAAGAAGTTAGGTGAAATCTCAAAAGCGTAGGTTCCCGCCGGAAGACATTGCGTGATGAAGGTTCCACCGTTGCAGGAAGGAATATTCAACTGCGAGTAGTAGAGATTCGGCAGGCAAAATCCATAATCTAAGATCAACACGTTATAGGAAAATGTCGAAAAGGTGCTGATCATCAAACTGCACGGCTCGGTCAACGTAAAAGAGTAGGTGTCGATATCGCGTGCGGTGAAATTGTTTTGGTCGATGTAAGTGAAACACTCGCCGCGTTGAAACTGACAGAGATTCAACTGCTGCCACTGCGGAAAGCCGCCGTTAAACTGGTTGTTGCAGCCGCCGTTGCAATCCCACGCCGCGTGAAACGGATCACCGACCGACTCCGCGCACTCCTGCTGCCATTGCGGGCTGTTGCCGATGTTACACTCGACGGTTAGATGCAAGACGAAATTCCCCGAGTAGTTCTGAAATCCGTCGACGATGATATAGTAGGCCTGTCCGGCGTTCATCAACCATTGCACTTTGGACTGCGATCCGCCGAAATCGTCGTTACAAATCAAAGCCGTCGTTCCCGGACACGCGCCGCCGGAGCGAATATACAACTGAGTATCGAAATCGGAACCGAACGTATCAAAAGTGTAGTAGCCCGAATTCGCGGGAGTGAAACGATAAATCTTGTCCGGTGCCGTTGATGCGCCGCACGGTGAAAACGAACTGAAATTATTCGTCGCGCCGACCGTCGTGCCGTAGTCCGTCCACGGCTGAATATTCGAAGGTATGTCGACCGCCGGACAGGCGTTTGCACCGTCATCAAGTGGATTGTGCTCGCGCGGAAGTTGTTCGTACAGCTCAGCCAACTGCTGTTTGACGCGCATGTACTCTGTTTCTTCGAGCGGCATCGAGCGGCCGTGGTTTTGGAGCTCAAGTTCCAATTCTTGAATCTGCGCTTCGAGCGGAGTCAAATCATGCGGACGAACAGCCTCGACGTTCGAGAACAAGTTCTCACTCTCTTCGCTTGCGACACAATAACCCTGACCCATCGAAATCAATACGAGCGCTGTCAGAGCGCAGTACAGGACCCAGTTTCTGTTCACGGTTTTCTCCTCGATTTGAAGTGAATCAATGTAGTTCCGCGGAAATGCAGAGTCAATGGCTGAACACTCGAAAAGAAAAAGAGCGGCCATCACGTGGCCGCCCTTCTCAACTTATCCTCTGATGCCGGTTACTTGTCTGCGATTACCGGATGCATCACTCCAATTTCGGAACGATCCGCCGGAACGGCAGCCGAACATTCATTCGTTACAACGTAGAGCCTCTGTGGGTCGTAGTCATAGAAAGAATATCCCGAAAAATATCCGGCAGGCAAGAAGCCCTCAGCAGTCACCGAATACGTGTTTGGGAAGACTGCATTCGGACTTGATGAACCATACACTCGGACGTATCCACTCTGGGGAAGATACCACGTCATCGTGTAAACATCCGGTGCATTTGTAATGATCGTCACACTGTCAATCGGATCGCACTGGGGGCTAAGACAGAAGGCATAGTCCCATTGCGCAACACCTCGCAAACCGGCATTCTCATAAATTGAGTAGCTGTTTCCGAAGGGTGACGTCGCCCAATAGAAATCGCATCCCGATCCGAGCACACCCGCGATCCTCACGTAGCCGCCCAAAATTGAACATGGAGGATCCAGCCGCGTTTCATATTCCATAATTGTGTAGGGTGCGTACGCATACGGAACCGGTGTTCCTGTCAAGGCCACGTTGTAATCCTCTATGTGTCCTCCTCCGACGCTGTCGAGGAAAACGATCTCGACCAACTGAGGGTCTTCGACACAGGGAGTGGCGGAAGGATAGTCGGCGGTCAAACCCCAAAACTTAATGTGGCCAATCGGAGCGGGCACATAATAGTCGTCGTATTCGAGGTACGGAGACTGGAAGTCTGACACAAAAGCATTCCACGCTTCGTCGGGCAGATAGGGTTGCTGACTTTTCATTGCAAAATCGCCGCAAGTGGGCCTTTCAAAGCATGCTCCCGAGGAGCACGGCTCCATAACGGACCACGCTCCGCCCAAACTGTCGCAATCCGCTTGACTGATAAACGCGCAAGATGGATTTGCAGGGGTACCGTAACAGCACGCACCGAGACATTCTTCAACACGCAAGTTGAACGGCCCGCAACTGCCGCTGCTGAATCCTTCGACCAACAAGTAATATGTTCCCGCAGTCAAATGCTCGCAGCTAATCACGGACAAACCGACTCCGCCGCAGCCGTCGTCGTTCTCTGCGATCACGCTCCCGCAGCATGTGCTCATCAAATAAATGTAGCTGTCCCAAATGCTGTCGTCATTGCACACCGTAAACGTCCAGTCGCCTTCGTACGGAATGTTCACACAATAGTTGAAGTCCTGACTCGGGCGAACGGCGCAGTCGTTACCTCCGACGCACGTGTGCCAACCTCCGGAGCTCGGCGCGGTTATCGACGCATCAATCCGGCAGCCGCTGCACGGCAAGATGTCGAGACGTGCACGATAATTTGCTAAACCATTCAGCCCTGTGAAGTTGTTCGGCCCAACCCACAGAATATAGTCGCCGGCGGGCAGACACGTGGTTTGGCTAACGGTCGCGTCGCAAAGAATATTGGTCGTGAAGATGTGCAGTACGTTGGTTGTGGCACAATTGTCGTCAGAAAGAATTTGACACTTGGCCGCGAACTCCGACCAGAGAATCACCTTTACGGAACAATCTTCTGCCAACGTGAAGCGGTACCAATCCGTATCGCGAAAAACAATGCCACTCGGTCCAGTATATGTGAACGCACGTCCGCACACCGTTTGAAATGGAGCGATCGAACCGAATGTGTTCACACCGCCGTAGTCGTCGTTGTTGCAGCCGCCATCGCAGTCAAGACGCGCATTCGAAGAATCGATGGCTTCACCGGCACACTCGAGGATGTCCGTCGGTTGACAAACCACTTCACAAGCTCTGGTCAGAGCAAGCGTATAGTTGCCGGAAGCCGTGTTGAATCCGTCTACAATTATAAAGTATGTCGTGCCCACAGTCATGTTGACGGTGACCTGAGACTGCAGGCCGCAGAAATCGTCGTTGCACGCGACTTGGATCGTACCCGGACAGATGCCCGTCGTGTTCACATATAGATATGTGTCATATGACGAGCCGCAAAGAGAGATCGTATAGCTACCGCCGGCAAGCGGAGTGAACTGATAGATTACGTCAGGAGCGAGGGACGTGTTGCATGGAGTAATAGGGACAAAATTATTGGAGTCACCCACCGTTGTGCCTGAATCATAATACGGAACTCCCGTGATCACGGTCGCCGGACAAATGTCGTTGCCTTGATCAAGAGGATTGCGCTCGCGATTTTCAGGACGCCGTGAATACAACTCATTCAACCTGTCTTTCAAATTCATGCGCGTAATTTCGTCAGGCTGTTGGCTGCTCAAGCCGCCTGTCAACTCCCATTCGAGACGTGAAATTTCCTGCTCAAGCGGTGATAAGTCGAGATTAGTATTGACCCATACCGCTCCGTCAGGAGTCGAGAGCATTTCGGCTGTTGAGTATCCCGTGGCCTCCGCTTTGATCTGTCCCGGATGTCCGGACACCTGCGGAACAAGCTCACGAATTCTCGACGACAATCCCGGGTCGACAGCCTGTCCAGCTTGCTTGGCTTCGGATACCTGCTTTTCAAGTTTAGCAATTTCAACCTTTGGCGGATTCACTCCCGCGTCTTCGGTAAACTTCTTTGCGACGGCGAAGCCTAATCCACTAACCACTGCCAACACCAAAATCAAAACATACTTCTTCATCTTTAACTCCATAATTAGGTTTCATAAAGTTAGCTTGAAACGCCAGGATAGTCAACAGATTTCTACGACCTTGAAAATTTGTTAGAACCTTGGCTGGCGGGACAGTACAATTCAGAAAAAATCCGTTTGGCTGAGGTAAAAAGAGCGGCCATCGCTGGCCGCTCTGATTCAGACTTTCCCCCCTGACTTCCGAGGAGCAGAAGGTGGTTCGCAGTCGTGCTACTTCAGCAAAACCGCTTTTCGTACCGCGTGGAAATCGGGAGTCTCGAGCTTAACGAAATATGTTCCGCTGGACAAACCATATCCGTTGAATTGCATTTGATGCGAACCAGCAGAGAGCTTTCCGTCGAACAATGTGTTTGCCACTCTTCCGAGCACGTCATATACAACGAGCTTGCCCGTCACTTCATGCGGCAAATCAAACATGATGTTCGCTGTGTTGTTGAACGGATTTGGGAATACCGGATTCAGCCTGAACTCTGTTGCAACTGACGCAGGGTCGTCGACGCTTACTCCGTTGATCAACGCAATCGCTTCGGACACGTCGTAGATCGAGAAGGCCGCATCTTCCGCAGAGTAGACAAAGTCTCCCGCCGCGGCAACGTCATTGGTCGTGAAGTCTTCGACATAGTAGCCTGTCTCGACAAGATTCATCGGATCGGTCGCATCTACAATGCGCATTCCGTATTCGCCTTCGGAAACATACATCACGTTTCCAATCAACGAAACACTCTTCACCGGATACGGTGTCGCGTATTGTCCTATTGACGTCGGATCGTGCGGATTCGTGATGTCCACGGTGCGCACGCCCCAGCTCTCGGCAAGATAGGCAATGTTGCCCGACACGGCGACGTCATAAACAAAGGCGGGTGAATCATAGGAACCAACTTGCAGCGGCACCGCCGGATTGGAAACGTCAAGAACGCGAAGGTCGTCAAAGTTGGAAAGATACGCGTAGTTCCCGCTAACGGCAAGACTGAATGCGCCAAGCAGCGAGTTGATCGTAAAGACCAGCTCAGGATCCGCCGGATTGGAAATATCCACGACGAACAGCTTTCCGCTGCTGGGTAGGTAGGCGTAGTTGCCGATGACCGTTGCGCTCATGGGATAGTCCGTCAAAGCGAGCTCGCTCAAAACGACTGGATTCTCCGGAGTCGAAATGTCCAACAGAGTAAAACCGTACCCGCCTGCATCCGGCCGCGTCCCCGGGAGCAGCAGCATGGAGCCATACACAACCACGTCGTTGGCTCTGTTCGTGTACTGTGTCAAAGACACCAAAGTCGGTGACACAGGATTGGCGATGTCAAAGACTTCCAGCTCGTTGACCATGCCCACGACGTATGCGTAGTTGCCTGAAACGGCCACGTCCGTCAACTGGTACGGAACAGAAAACGAACCGAGCAATGTCAACTCGGTTGGCTCGGAAATGTCCAATGCGAGAAAGCTGATAATGTGGTCCGAAGCAAACAGCGTATTCCCCGAAACAGTCAGTGCCGCGACGCTGCCTCCGGTGGAATAATCCGCGATTGGCCTGGGGTCATTGGGCATGGTTGCGTCAAACACGTAGACATTTGCGCTGAAGGCCACGTAAACAAGATTGCCTGAAGCCGCGATGTCAGATGCTCCGAGCGCGTTGAGTATGGTGGCGCTGACAATCGGATTCGCGGGATTGCTGATGTCGAGAATCTGCAGCCAATCGCTTGAGCAAACAATGTACGCGTTCGTTCCGGAGAGTGCCACGCGCACCGCGCCGTCGAAGCCCGTCAGCGAACCGACCAACTGCGGCTCCGCGGGAGACGAAATGTCCAAAACAGCAAAGCCACCACCGGTAACTACATAAGCATAGCTTCCGCTGACGGCAATGTCTTTGGGATTAACGATAT
It encodes the following:
- a CDS encoding T9SS type A sorting domain-containing protein, with the translated sequence MRNLVFVLLCLPLVVLGRDSLNVVQVGQNISTWNEVHDLQVQGNFAYVTAGISGLRVVDVSDLETPHEVGNCLTRGNAQSVAVAGGYAFLADGTAGLSVVDISTPQSPNLVAQSCPTNCEYERIAVNGNYAYAVNKLLGIQVFDISSPLDPQPLNHFDIVNPKDIAVSGSYAYVVTGGGFAVLDISSPAEPQLVGSLTGFDGAVRVALSGTNAYIVCSSDWLQILDISNPANPIVSATILNALGASDIAASGNLVYVAFSANVYVFDATMPNDPRPIADYSTGGSVAALTVSGNTLFASDHIISFLALDISEPTELTLLGSFSVPYQLTDVAVSGNYAYVVGMVNELEVFDIANPVSPTLVSLTQYTNRANDVVVYGSMLLLPGTRPDAGGYGFTLLDISTPENPVVLSELALTDYPMSATVIGNYAYLPSSGKLFVVDISNPADPELVFTINSLLGAFSLAVSGNYAYLSNFDDLRVLDVSNPAVPLQVGSYDSPAFVYDVAVSGNIAYLAESWGVRTVDITNPHDPTSIGQYATPYPVKSVSLIGNVMYVSEGEYGMRIVDATDPMNLVETGYYVEDFTTNDVAAAGDFVYSAEDAAFSIYDVSEAIALINGVSVDDPASVATEFRLNPVFPNPFNNTANIMFDLPHEVTGKLVVYDVLGRVANTLFDGKLSAGSHQMQFNGYGLSSGTYFVKLETPDFHAVRKAVLLK